Part of the Canis aureus isolate CA01 chromosome 3, VMU_Caureus_v.1.0, whole genome shotgun sequence genome, taaaaagtaatgtaaGCTGTCCAGGGGAGAAGTAACACGGGCTGACCTTAGGAAGCTGCAGGGCCCTTTGTGTTACGTGTGAATGTGCGCACACTGAAATGTGGTTTGGATTTTACAAAGTGACTGATAATCTCCTCTTGAGGAATGTAGACTCTAAGGCAAAAATTTTTACTGGTTTTTAATCTCTCTAAATCCCAGGGTAATCCCTAAAAGATAAAGTCATTATAGCTGAAAATCAGGCAAACGTGCATTCAATTTTGCTTGTGGTATACTTATTAGCTCTGTGATTTGGATTAAATAACCACAATTCTTTgtaagcctcagcttcctcatctttgaaatgggATCATGATCCCTCCTTCACAGAGTTGTTAAGTGGATTAAGTGATATAATATGCTGTGTGTTCAGCATAGTGTCTGTACAAAGTAAAATTGCAACAAAGGCTTGCTGGATACCAAATATTCTGAAGGTGACAAGGTTATAATGTCTACACTTTGAGTCCTGAAATAAGCCCTGTCTTGTCCATGTCTACCATACACAGGGGAACTTGCTAGTATGAGACCACAGATCCTGCAAGCCTATGGAAGGGGAACTGGAATTCTTTTTCTAGATATCCATGGTTTCCTCTTGACTCCTATCTTACAAAAGCTTCAAGAGTACTGTGAACCCAACACAAGGGATTTCAGAAGAGGGCCATGTTTATACATCATTAAAAAGATGGAATGATTTCTAGGGAAAGATGGAAGGCCTTGACCACGGAAGGatgagactcttaattctagTCTGTGGAGACTCGGGGTGAGAAGGGTGTCAGCCGGCTGTGTTCCCATTTCCACTGTAgctaacacaaaacaaaatggacTTAAGGATACACTCTGATTAGAAATAAGTAGGAACCTTTTGACAGGAAGGGATATGAGACAACTGAACAAGCACAAAACATCACtgcctaaaaaaaaatctatgatgagCAAAGATAACAGATCACAGTTATAACAAGTTTTCAAAAAGTGATCAACCACAGTATTTTGTTCTTGCACAAAATTCATATTGGCTTCATTCAAATTCACTAGAAACATCCAGAATTTCCTTCCTGTAACAAATGGAGATGTcaccccattaaaaaaaaaaaaaaaaaaggaaaaggaaaaagaaagtcaagAGAAATTTAGCTGTAAGCCCTCACCCTCTCCCTGATTTCGTTATGGTGTGAACTCCCTGTGGGTTTTGCCACCAGGTGGTTACCTACCCAGCTAACTAGAAGCATGGTTCTAGTGGAAGTGTCACGGAAAGGAGATGAAAAGGTTAGAAACGTAGCCTGACTCACAGTCCTCTTCATGAGGAAAGGCACTACTTGATTCCAGCAGCTCTTTCCAGGCATGTAACCAGGAGCACCAGTAATCCTGGAAAATACTACTGAACTCTGTACTTAACCTATGCCTGTCTGTGCCACAAAGAGACCCAAGTGGTCTGCTTCCCCATGTAAGACACAGAAATACTCTGCCAATGAGTCCACTGGCACAGGGTCACCCGGAAAGGCTTTATGAAGCCATAGTTGTTTAGGAGCTCTATTCTGCAAAACTCAGAGCCAGGCACACTGAGGACGCTAGCCTTTGCAGGAGAAGACTGGTATAGAGTCGGGCATCCTGAAGACATAAAAGTAGTGCAAATTTGGGGCCACTAGCAGGAggaattagaaacaaaaatatttgtttttcttttccttccttccttttactgaAGTGCAAATATTAGGACCTAACATCTACTGGACACCTTTTATGAACCTAAAGAGATTGATATAATTactattttccagatgaggaagagAGATTAATCAGAGCATAGTAGTATATTGTGTAGATAAGAGCTTGGGCTTTGGAACACCTGGGTTTGATTTCTGCCTCCACCACACCTTAGCCTGATGACCATGAATAAGGCCCTCAGTTCTAACCCCCACGAAACTGTACAAAATGTGAAAAGTAGGAGTGGAGTCTGTTTTGTTCTCTACTGACCAGCCCAGTGAATAAAGAAGTAAGACCAAAACAAATTCCCAGCTGGACAGAGATGTCGGAGTATTTCAAGGTAAAGCGGATGAATGCTACAAACAGCCTGGACAACTGGCTACCAGTATGGTTAGACCAGAGGGCATGACACATTTACTTCTGCACATCCCATCGGCTCCACTTTATCCTTTGTCTCTTCCCTATCCCTAGGGAATTTATAATCATTGCCCACTGAGAGTAATGCAACCTGGCTTAGAATTCTCAGTCTGAAATTCCCTTGTATTTAAGTCCTGTTTTAGATCTCCAAGAACCCTAACTACGTAAAATACCACTTCAATGATCTGCGTATGATTCTCgaatatatttctctttatctGGTACTGGCTCTAGTCCTTTAATATTCCGAGTTGTTCAAACTTTAGGTAAACTTCTTCTtacctttttaatatataaatcttaatctttttaaaatttcccgaCTCATCTATACTTTTCTGTTCCTATTGAGTGACTTCCTATGTTTTGAAACCAATTCATCATGTAAATGACTTCAAGGACAGGGGTAATCAATGATCACATACCAGCTAGTTTTAGAATCTTCCAATTTTTGGAAAGCACTTGGAAGATCAGCAAGGAGAAACttaatagaggaaaaaagaaacgaAGGCTCGGTCAGCAACGTTCACAAGTGACTGAATAAAAACACAGACTCTACTTCAAGTATGAGGGTAACGAGAAAAGAactgtttattcttttatttgagatagaagaTAATTAAATTATTGGACATCTAATGAGCATCTTCTATGTCCTGGGTCCTGTGTAAATTGCTGGGGATATAAAGCCAGGTCTAGTCCTTGGAGAACTGGTAGTCTAGGGTAAAGTTTCTCAACCTCTGCACTACTGATATTTTGAGTAGATGATTCATtgttatttgggggggggggggaaggtgaGGAGGGAGAATGCTGTCTGTGTCATGTAGGGcattcagcagcatccctggcctctacctactGGATGAAATAGCTTCCTGCCTCCCTtctcagttgtgacaaccaaaaatatctccagatatTACCAAATACCCTTGGGAGAAAACTGCTCCCCACTCGAGGACCACTAGTTTAGGGAAAGATCGTTTCTTTAATACACTGTGATAAGTCGTACAATCATCACAACCGTGAGTAGAAAGGAGGGCTCCTTAGATTTTGGGGCAGGTAGAAGAATATGCCACAAGAAGTTTCACAGAATAAATGACATTTAAtgcttaatttttgaaaatatttagcagTAGAAGCAGACAAGAAGAGGGAAAACTCTGGACATAGGGAAGGAGATggaatgagagagaggagagagaatgagcagaagaatgaagagagaaagacCATTCTGGCAGAGATAAGAGGATGAACAAAGGCCCAGAGCAAGAGGGACCACAGAGTGTCTGGCCAAGAGGAAGGGTTTGCATGGGGCAGAATCAGAAATAAGGCTGGGACCAGACCATGTCACATAAGGAGGAAGCTGAAattttcatataataaataaatacatactttaaaCACAGTGGAgcccttttttaaacaaaaacttaccTAAATCTCTAGCCTATTATACTGACCAAAATAAAATTGCTTAGACCATGGTGCACTCAGTTTTCCCCTTAGCTTCTAAAGCACCTCTGTGGAACCCTAGAACTCTGGGAAACATAGTAGAATAATCACTTTTGTAGGCAACAGGGCACCACTGAAGGATGTTAAGCGCAGACTATATGTTCATATCTGCTTTTCAGAAAAAGCACTCTAGTGGCAGAGTTGAGTATAGAGGAGGGACAAGGGGGAAAGTCAAAAGGCATGGAGACTGTCAGCCTTTATAAGTGGGTTTCACTTAAGAGACCAGTCGTCAGCTACAACACGTAGGAAAAAGCACATTGGCTTTGGACTTACACACATGTAGCTTCAAAGTCCAGGTGTCACTAACTATGGCCTTGGGCATGCTAGCTTGGGCTTGCCAAGCTCTattttcctctataaaatggggctacCTACCTCACTTGGCTGCTACAAGAAAACATATGTACACAGAGGTCAGGTGCTGGCATATGAGGAGAACTCAGCAAATGTAAAAGCACATCATCTTCTTTCACTaggtctttttattattaaagctCATTAAGGCTTCCCTAATCTTAAGTAACTCTGAGTGTGGGAGGGGAGATTTACTTGCTTGTTGTTAATGAATTTTCTACTTGTAGAACTGAcacataattctgtttttaacattggtttttcttttttggagtgaCTTATTATCATGAGCCACATGCCAACAGAGGAGGTCAGAATTTGGCTCCTTACTTTAGTATCTGCCAGGATGtctcaaaggagagaaaaaaaaaaaaaaaaaaagaatggtcaaAAGGTCAAAACAGGTATATCTGTTTAGTTCTGAGACCATGTCTCTGGCCATCCTGAGTTTAGCAAAGCTTGTGTCAGTTTCATGGTTAGGAAGTCAGCAACTAAAAACTCCACCCACGTACAGATCTTTTAGGAGACGCAAGTGGCTTTGGGATCACAATCCACATCTTACATCCAAGTATACTTTGATTCCTTACCATCCAATGTAAGTAActttttaagttaatatttatatacCTTTTGGAGAAAACAAACTTAATTTTCAGAGCACTGATCTGTTTTTTCCTTGTCTCACCGTTTATCATCCCAGTGAAAAGGTCAGTGAAGAGAAATGTCCACTGTACACAGTGAAAGGTATAGGGCTTGGGGGTTTAACTGGGTGGAGAATTGATCCCCGAGTAGGAAGAGTTAAGGTAAAGTGTCTTAAGATCACAGGCTGGGTCTATAAATCAGTGGATTATGCCAGAAGCCTCACAGAAGCAGACCCATTTATACTTTAGACATTGAGGTGATTAACACAAGCCTTTCGGTACTCTTGAGGCAGTCTCATCCCTGTGCCCCTATGAGAGAACCTGTCCTCCCTCAGGGCTGCAGGGTTCCTAGACTCTTATTTTCCTCTCTAGTGCAGAATTCAGCATCACATCCACCCTTGCCCAGCTTGAGACTCTGATACAATGGCGAACTCCGCTGTCTTACCTCTGAATTAAGGTCCCAAAGACAAGATGAAGAACTTTCTGCATGTTTTCTGTACACAGCCATCTCCACTGTTCCATGAGCAGCAAGAGGAGCAGATCTAGGGCTGTGTCAGCTAGCTCTGTCTCTGCTCCTGGGGAATGAAAAGGCATCAAAGGTAACTCAGAAGCGACCCAAGCTGGAGGAACATATTTCCATACATTGGATCTTCATCTTTAGATCAATTATTGTGTATTTCTGTAATCCTTCTATACTCAACAGATGTTTACTTTATATCTAAAAGGTTTAGTTGATAGGCTCTATATTTCTTTACAATTCCTTTGCTTATGTTCCTTAGTCACTCAATAGTATATACCTTTCTAAAAGATTTTGCATATAATTATTTTGCCCATCTAGCTGCTGTTTCTTTGGTATTTCCCCCAAGTAGCTGAATAATTCTGTTCCAAGTAACTGCTCCCAACTAGTGACTAACTGGAACTGGCAAGGCCCAGTTTCTTCCATTCTTATATTCCACTGGCCTCCACAAAGCTTCACGGAAATGTTGCGGGCAACAGATTTAGGGAAAGATTTGGGATTCATTGTCCCGTAAACAAGTTGCTTTGAAAGCATCTCCATTACACAGAACTGTTCGATTGGGATCTAGAAGGCTTCAGTTTGCTTTTGAGATCACATGTGGTTCTAGGAAGAGAACTCCACCTTTGGTAAAATATGCCACGACAATGActgattcctttcctttttcaaagactggaaagaccacaaataagTTCACACCCATGTTAAGCCAAAGTCTCCTGAACAGATGTACTTTATGGATGGAAgcacctgttcttttttttttttttttaaagattatttatttattcatgagagacagagagagagaggggcgtagacataggcagagggagaagcaggctccatgcagggagccctgatgtggacttgatcccgggtctccaggattatgccctgggctgaaggcaggcaccaaaccaccgagccaccccgGGATCTCCACACCTGTTCTTTAACCCAGTTCAGGGGGTCCCATGTCATCTGTGATTTGCTTCCTAGGAGATGTCCCCAGGAATACATAATATTCCAGAATGAATCTCAACAATCTGGTGCTACTGCTGCAATTAGTATCATAATCAATCATCAACACTAATTTTGTTAGTCTGGGACCAGTGGGTATTGTCTGGGCCAGCTTGCTCAAGCTCTCCTCCCTAAAGGGTTCTTTAGGACattaataattttagatttgGGTGAATCTGCTAGAACCGAGTCCTACTTTTTCTTAATCCcatctgatatatatttttttcttacactgCATTTCAAGGGGGCATGGGGACTGGTATAGTTACTTTCCAGTCATTTGCTCAAAGACAGGATATTCAGTTCCTTGGGAAACAGCACCATCCTGAGCATCAGCCACCCTTCTGGATTCTAGGGTTTTGTTTCAGTGTTTACTTAGAGCTGCCACCACGTGGTGACAACTGGTCATaacagtaaaaaataagaaagcaaagagGCACCAAGTCCTCTGGAAGAACACTGGTAAATTTCTTATCAGGTGAGCATTTTGAGTTTCTCAGGGCTTGAAGAGAAGCTGAGGCATAAACTATACCCTTAGAGATATGACGTTTGAAACTTACAGGCCTGACTTTGGCTAGAAGTATACTGTGTTACCCATTTTgtcttatttgtaatttcttacAGTTCTCTGATGCTTTGCTATTATCACAGTTCATTTACTTAACCGGTGAGATATGCGTGAAGAGGTGGAGTTGTGAACTTCACGTTTCACACAGTTAAGTTGAGGTCCATACAGCAGAGGTCAGGTGACTATTCAAGGGCACCTGAGAAACAATGCTGAAGTCAGCCTTTCCCCCGCACCCCTTTAGAACCCAAGATTTTGTGATCTTTTCTTTTCAGTGAGAGACTGTCTTGGTGGACTTGAAAAACCTTTTATAAGTTCTGGCTCAGCAAACAAACTAATGTCCAGGGCTCTCAATTTTTCCTCTGTGAAAAAAACATCTGTGCTTCTTCTGGGAAGCAaacctgccctgtcctcacctcttctccctctctgctctatGTTAGGGAACTGGGAGGCAGCCTCTGCCAGGGCAGTAAATGAACCAGAAGGAAAAGATCCAGGGAAAAGGAAGGATTCCATGTTGCTCTTCAGTTGCCCTGTGGTATATCAAAGCAGAGATTTCCAACAGGCAAGTGGAAAGACAACATCCAATAGTTAGGCACCATTAGCACACAATAGATTTAAAATCAAGAGTACAAATGAGATCACTCAGGGGGAGTATGCAGAGTAAGAACAGAGAGCCAAAAATAAAGTTCTGGAAGGCTACCAAGGGAATCCACAAAGGGGACTGAGGGAGGACCCCAGGAGACGGGTACCACAGACATGAAAGAAAGTAAGTTTGCAGATAAAGGGAGTCGTCTAAAGATGCCCAAGTGTggcaaaaataacataaataatgaTATTGTAAGCATGGATCTTATTTTGCTGGACCAGAACCCCGTTTTTGTGCCGTTTCTCTGTTTGACTCAGCTCTAGGGACAGTGTCAAATTCCTTCGTATCCCAGGCCTCGGCACAGTACCGCAAACACTGGTGTTGAACACATGGCTTGCCTCGCTGAACGCAAGAGGAATTAAATCCATGAATTCCAACTGTCACAGCCTGCCTCCCTTCTCTGTGGGAGCAGAGATCTTGTCACGTACCTGGATCACTACTGCTGAGGTCTTGGGCTGGCACAGGTGCATCTGACACATAACCATCCACATAGCCTTTGGGGCTTTGTTCAGGCTCTTTTTCTGGGACTTCTGTTGGCTGTATTTCTAATAACTTTGTCTGTTTTTCAATAAAGGATTCCATCCCAGACATGGACAGGATCTCTGACTCCTGAAGAAAGAGCCAGTGGCACATCacataaagaatgaagaaaacaggaGAGCATCTGTGGCACTTCCGATTTTCCCTGTTCCTTCCCTGTGTAAGTATCGTGAGAGTATAGAACCCAACTGACTCTGTGACCACTTTcggaaagtttttattttctacctaAATTGCAAGTAAAGCAATGCCTTTGTATTCTCACTGGCTGCAAATGCACTTGGGTCATCTGTTCTCTCCCTGGAACTGGCTTCCCTTCTCATTCTACCATCCTTTATTCCAAACTTATGACCCTTGAGAAGCCAACCTGCCAACCTAGACCTGGTAGGAATTAGAAACCgagagaaaatacttttagaaCAAAAATTAGAGATCTAGATGCTGGTTAAGGTGCTTTAGCAAGGCACTCACATCCCTCCTGGTTTTGGAGAATGTCTCAATTGTCTCTAACTGCGGGATTAACATCCCAGCTATTAATTTTAGGAGTTATCCAAGAACCTCTTACCACATTGCCTTCCTGGAGACAATAGAGAATCTTCTCAGGTGCCTCAGTTATATTCAGTGCTGGAGCAATCTTACTGGAGAACCTCAGTCTAGACCTGGTATTGACACAAGGCGCAGAAACAAGATGTGATTCACGGTTTTGATCCCCAATCAAGGGCTGACAAGAATTAATACCTTAAAATAAGAACACTCATAGTTATCCTTGGGAGCTTACTGTGGTCAGAGTTGCCAGGAGAGACCTGGCCCTGAAATTCCTGAAATGATATACGCTCTAGCAACTCTTAATACATAGTACAGCCATTGCCTAAGCTATGTTCACAAGGCATTTGTGAATGGGCTTTTGCTAATGTAAAACAGGGGCCAGTCTATCATGGCTGTATTCCCATAAGCTAGAAGAATGGCTAGCATACTCATTAAAAATTTGTTGGAGATTAAATAGACAAGTGGCATAAAccaaggtttttgttgttgttattacccTTTTTGCACATCCACTTATTCCCCTAGCGTTCCAAATAAAACCAGGGGAGGGACTGCAAGTGCTAACCTCATGTTTCAAGGATCTTCTAAGCACAGATATCATGGTCACCCTTCAAAATATGGGCTCAGTAGAAAAAGGCTAAAAATTGTGTAACTGCTGGTCCCTGAGACAGGAACACAAAAAtagtgagacacacacacacgaactTACAAACCTGCcacccttccttctcccctctccaaaacacacacacactcacacacacacacacacacacacacactcactttcactcactcactctttttCTTCATAATGGTTCAGGTTCAGATATGAAGTTTGCAGTAAGGGTTAAGTGTGGAACCCTTTCCCTTCTACGTATTGACCCTGAACTGTTTCCTCTGGGACCCTAGTGCAAGAGAAGAGCCTAAAACAGGCTCTACAGGTGTCCAGTCTGGCCTTTCCTGCTTATTACTAGCATGTGCATCTTCTGAGCTAAGATTTCCAGGAGTGACAAACAGTTAAAAGCCGTCATTCTTaataggaaagaaatatttcaatcATCCAGGAAAAATCTTTCCTTGCAGGAAAACGAGATTATCTAGAGTTTGCCCTCTAGTCAAAACTCCCTGGTCAGTTAAGTCCTGGGTCCCCATGGCAAGACAAACTTCAGCAGGGTGCCTATGCTGATCTCAGGCTCCTCTAAGTTGAGCACTGAGGAGTGTGGGGTCTGGCTTTGTATAAAAACCGGTGTGTGTGACccatctcttcttctctccttggGCTTAGAGAGTGGGGATGGGCTTGGGCTAAAGACTGACAATCAATCTGAGAACTGGCAAGGGTCCCTGGGTGACCGAAGGGTTTCTCACTTGCTAGGCTTCTTGCCTTCTGTCTGGGGCTTGCTTTCTGTCTCAGCCTCACTCAGCTCTTCTGTGGGGCTCTGGGGTTCGGAGCGCGGAAATGCTGTCTTCAATGTGTCCACAATAGCACTCACCACCATCTGCAAGGGTCAGAGGTGCAGAGTCAAACAGAAACCACCAAATGAGCAATTGTCTCAGGTGCTTTATGCAATGAAGATGAGCAGAGAGCTAGGCTAGCTAGTGGAGCCTTTTCACCCCCACCATAGTCTGAGAGCAGATAGAGTTACTGGCAACTATCCTCCCTTTTCCCTAGGGTCATAAAAATCTGCTTCTTCACAGAGTTAAGGCAAACAATGCCATAGGAAAAGCCAAGacaaacaatgaaataaataaaaacctagaaGCTCTTCATGCTAgtgaaatattttgcatttttcaattTCTCTCCTAGTACATAAAGGAATGATTTTTAGTTCTCAAATCAATAATACTTTCGCCAAGATGTGAATAAGTAGAAGTGATATAGGTAGGAATatatggaaaaaggaaagagtaaagATTATCAGAGAAGAAATACATTCTAGAAGCATATGTAATACTAGCATGCTCAGAGTAATTCACAAAGAACTGGTTTTTCCAGTTAATCCAAACAATTTCTCTCCTTTATAGAAAGAGTAAATCAAGGAATCTGGAGTTGATATAACTATTCATAAAGACCAAATAAAATAATCCTCACTGAAGAGTTGTATTTCTCAGAATGGGAAAATCACATATAGATAtttgctaaaaaagaaaatgtacagacAAACGAAATCCTAAAAtaccaaggaaatgaaaagaaatctttacttttcctttggtGCTCCTTGCTAATTAACACTGCTAGCTCAGAGCAGCACCATGCCTTCCTTAACTCATGCTTGTGTTCATCCTCTACGAGGAGCACAGCTAGCACAGCTGAGCCAAGAAGGGGGAGTAAGGCCACAGTGAAGCGCAGGGGATAACAAACCAGGGAAACCACACGGAGCGAGGGAAGCATGAAGAGACAATGCAGCTTAAAAAATAGCACTTGCTTTCAAGGCTCACAAATTGTAGTCTGTGGGGAGGGTCCTTAACTGCTCCGTCCAGTGCCGTATCGCCAGCAGCTGGTACTTGACCAGGCAAGCAATGAGTGGATGGTGACTCAGTGAGTAAACACGTCTGCGTGGATGGACACGTCTGCACGGAATGCTGGGGACTCTACCTCACTCATCCCTTTCCAGTTTGCAGCTTTTTCCTCATAGCAGTGAATGTTTCCTAATTCCTACCACATGAAATtccactttttcattttatcccCTGACATCTAGAGAGAGGCCCCCCCTTCTGCCAATGAGTCAGTGTTTTCTAACCTTTTAAAACATATGCCTTCTTTGGATAAACATAAACCTTAGACTTGTGCCTTGGAGACTTTAAAATCAGCTGGTGATCACTGCCTACAGGACACAATGTGCTACACAAACGTCCTTTTCCCACCATCTCCAAAGGTTCTGAGACACCCTCTTGAAAAAAGAGTATAATTCTTTCcacacactgttctccagagaaTCACCACACCAATCTAAATCCAGCTTAGTGTCCAGTCTCAGGCTCTTTCCTGGGTGACCAACACCAGGAATGATCTTTATCTCCAGGAGAGACTTTCCTGCCCTCACCTATCTATGGAGTTACAAATTGATCCTTATCGCCCTCCTTTAGAATTACTGTGTCATACTATCCCCCAGGAGACATGTGTACACATGTAGTATCATAGTTGCTCACTGTCATTCAGCAAGGTGATGATCCAACCAATATTTACAACTGGTCTTGAAAATTCTAGTCCACGTTCTACGGACTCCTCTCTGttgtctctccctgcccccaacctcCTTTATTTTTCAGTCACTGCCTACACTCTGGTAAGAGACTAAAGCTGAGCGCAGTGGCCCTGCTGGTACCTTGTCTATTCTGGACACCATGAATGGTTTCTTGACAAAGGCAATACGAGCATCTGTGTTCAGAGCAAGGAACTCC contains:
- the SNX19 gene encoding sorting nexin-19 isoform X4, yielding MDSDRVEARKSLLESFLKQLCAIPEITNSEEMQEFLALNTDARIAFVKKPFMVSRIDKMVVSAIVDTLKTAFPRSEPQSPTEELSEAETESKPQTEGKKPSKSRLRFSSKIAPALNITEAPEKILYCLQEGNVESEILSMSGMESFIEKQTKLLEIQPTEVPEKEPEQSPKGYVDGYVSDAPVPAQDLSSSDPGAETELADTALDLLLLLLMEQWRWLCTENMQKVLHLVFGTLIQRWLEVQVANLTCPQRWVQYLRLLQESIWPGGVLPKYPRPARTQEQKVAAEKQALQSLMGILPDIVVEILGVNRCRLSWSLVLESLQQPLINRHLIYCLWDIILEFLDLSASVEEPTVTASASDTPGNPKRTGVSP